The Elephas maximus indicus isolate mEleMax1 chromosome 19, mEleMax1 primary haplotype, whole genome shotgun sequence genome contains a region encoding:
- the CDR2L gene encoding cerebellar degeneration-related protein 2-like isoform X1: MVLAKNVEYTMDRQKNEQICLGRRTSRMLLGSKDDLHLAAELGKTLLERNKELEESLQQMYTTNEEQVQEIEYLTKQLDTLRHVNDQHAKVYEQLDLTARDLELTNQKLVLESKAAQQKIYGLTETIERLQAQVEELQAQVERLRGLEQLRVRREKRERRRTIHTFPCLKELCTRPPCEDAFRLHSSSLELGPRPLEQENERLQTLVGALRSQVSQERQRKERAEREYTAVLQEYSELERRLGELEGCRLRVQELEAELLELQQMKQVKTYLLGREDHLAEALLEPLTHAPEADDPQPGSDGDLGAQDGISSPATSPGHTVRKSCSDTALNAIVAKDPASRHAGNLTLHANSVRKRGMSILREVDEQYHALLEKYEELLSKCRQHGAGVRHAGVQTSRPISRDSSWRDLRGVEEGSVEAKVGDKSLSQHVEAVDKRLEQSQPEYKALFKEIFSRIQKTKADINATKVKTHSSK; the protein is encoded by the exons atggtgttggcaaagaatgttgaatataccatggaccgccagaagaacgaacaaatctgtcttggaagaagaacatccagaatgctccttggaagcaaggacg ACTTGCACCTGGCGGCAGAGCTGGGGAAGACGCTGCTGGAGAGGAACAAGGAGCTGGAGGAGTCATTGCAGCAGATGTACACCACCAATGAGGAGCAGGTGCAGGAAATTGAG TACCTGACCAAACAGCTGGACACACTGCGGCACGTGAACGACCAGCATGCCAAGGTGTACGAGCAGCTGGATCTGACGGCCCGCGACCTGGAGTTGACCAACCAGAAGCTGGTGCTGGAGAGTAAGGCTGCCCAGCAGAAGATCTATGG CCTAACAGAGACCATTGAGCGCCTGCAGGCCCAAGTGGAGGAGCTGCAGGCCCAGGTGGAGCGGCTGCGGGGCCTGGAGCAGCTGAGAGTACGCCGGGAGAAGCGGGAACGCAGGCGCACCATCCACACCTTCCCCTGCCTCAAGGAGCTGTGCACCAGACCCCC ATGTGAAGATGCCTTCCGCCTGCACAGTTCCTCGCTGGAGCTGGGCCCACGGCCCCTGGAGCAGGAGAACGAGCGGCTGCAGACCCTGGTGGGGGCGCTGCGCTCGCAGGTGAGCCAGGAGCGGCAGCGCAAGGAGCGTGCGGAGCGCGAGTACACAGCTGTGCTGCAGGAGTACTCGGAGCTGGAGCGGCGGCTGGGGGAGCTGGAGGGCTGCCGGCTGCGTGTGCAGGAGCTGGAGGCCGAGCTCCTGGAGCTGCAGCAGATGAAGCAGGTGAAGACCTACCTGCTGGGCCGGGAGGATCACCTGGCCGAGGCCCTACTCGAGCCGCTCACCCATGCCCCTGAGGCTGATGACCCCCAGCCAGGAAGCGATGGGGACTTGGGTGCCCAGGATGGCATCTCCTCGCCGGCCACTTCCCCAGGCCACACTGTGCGCAAGAGCTGCAGCGACACAGCACTCAATGCTATCGTGGCCAAAGACCCAGCCAGCCGGCACGCGGGCAACCTGACGCTGCATGCCAATAGTGTGCGCAAGCGGGGCATGTCCATCCTGCGGGAGGTGGACGAGCAGTACCACGCACTACTTGAGAAGTACGAGGAGCTGCTGAGCAAGTGCCGGCAGCATGGGGCTGGCGTGCGGCATGCCGGCGTGCAGACCTCAAGGCCCATCTCCCGGGACAGCTCCTGGCGGGACCTGCGGGGGGTTGAAGAAGGCTCAGTGGAGGCCAAGGTGGGGGACAAGAGCCTGAGCCAGCACGTAGAGGCCGTGGACAAGCGGCTGGAGCAGAGCCAGCCCGAGTACAAGGCACTTTTCAAGGAGATCTTCTCCAGGATCCAGAAGACCAAGGCCGACATCAACGCCACCAAAGTCAAGACGCACAGTAGCAAGTGA
- the CDR2L gene encoding cerebellar degeneration-related protein 2-like isoform X2, giving the protein MRRAAGMEDFAEEEEPWYDQQDLERDLHLAAELGKTLLERNKELEESLQQMYTTNEEQVQEIEYLTKQLDTLRHVNDQHAKVYEQLDLTARDLELTNQKLVLESKAAQQKIYGLTETIERLQAQVEELQAQVERLRGLEQLRVRREKRERRRTIHTFPCLKELCTRPPCEDAFRLHSSSLELGPRPLEQENERLQTLVGALRSQVSQERQRKERAEREYTAVLQEYSELERRLGELEGCRLRVQELEAELLELQQMKQVKTYLLGREDHLAEALLEPLTHAPEADDPQPGSDGDLGAQDGISSPATSPGHTVRKSCSDTALNAIVAKDPASRHAGNLTLHANSVRKRGMSILREVDEQYHALLEKYEELLSKCRQHGAGVRHAGVQTSRPISRDSSWRDLRGVEEGSVEAKVGDKSLSQHVEAVDKRLEQSQPEYKALFKEIFSRIQKTKADINATKVKTHSSK; this is encoded by the exons ATGCGGAGAGCCGCCGGCATGGAGGACTTCGCCgaggaagaggagccctggtacgACCAGCAGGACCTGGAGCGGG ACTTGCACCTGGCGGCAGAGCTGGGGAAGACGCTGCTGGAGAGGAACAAGGAGCTGGAGGAGTCATTGCAGCAGATGTACACCACCAATGAGGAGCAGGTGCAGGAAATTGAG TACCTGACCAAACAGCTGGACACACTGCGGCACGTGAACGACCAGCATGCCAAGGTGTACGAGCAGCTGGATCTGACGGCCCGCGACCTGGAGTTGACCAACCAGAAGCTGGTGCTGGAGAGTAAGGCTGCCCAGCAGAAGATCTATGG CCTAACAGAGACCATTGAGCGCCTGCAGGCCCAAGTGGAGGAGCTGCAGGCCCAGGTGGAGCGGCTGCGGGGCCTGGAGCAGCTGAGAGTACGCCGGGAGAAGCGGGAACGCAGGCGCACCATCCACACCTTCCCCTGCCTCAAGGAGCTGTGCACCAGACCCCC ATGTGAAGATGCCTTCCGCCTGCACAGTTCCTCGCTGGAGCTGGGCCCACGGCCCCTGGAGCAGGAGAACGAGCGGCTGCAGACCCTGGTGGGGGCGCTGCGCTCGCAGGTGAGCCAGGAGCGGCAGCGCAAGGAGCGTGCGGAGCGCGAGTACACAGCTGTGCTGCAGGAGTACTCGGAGCTGGAGCGGCGGCTGGGGGAGCTGGAGGGCTGCCGGCTGCGTGTGCAGGAGCTGGAGGCCGAGCTCCTGGAGCTGCAGCAGATGAAGCAGGTGAAGACCTACCTGCTGGGCCGGGAGGATCACCTGGCCGAGGCCCTACTCGAGCCGCTCACCCATGCCCCTGAGGCTGATGACCCCCAGCCAGGAAGCGATGGGGACTTGGGTGCCCAGGATGGCATCTCCTCGCCGGCCACTTCCCCAGGCCACACTGTGCGCAAGAGCTGCAGCGACACAGCACTCAATGCTATCGTGGCCAAAGACCCAGCCAGCCGGCACGCGGGCAACCTGACGCTGCATGCCAATAGTGTGCGCAAGCGGGGCATGTCCATCCTGCGGGAGGTGGACGAGCAGTACCACGCACTACTTGAGAAGTACGAGGAGCTGCTGAGCAAGTGCCGGCAGCATGGGGCTGGCGTGCGGCATGCCGGCGTGCAGACCTCAAGGCCCATCTCCCGGGACAGCTCCTGGCGGGACCTGCGGGGGGTTGAAGAAGGCTCAGTGGAGGCCAAGGTGGGGGACAAGAGCCTGAGCCAGCACGTAGAGGCCGTGGACAAGCGGCTGGAGCAGAGCCAGCCCGAGTACAAGGCACTTTTCAAGGAGATCTTCTCCAGGATCCAGAAGACCAAGGCCGACATCAACGCCACCAAAGTCAAGACGCACAGTAGCAAGTGA
- the MRPL58 gene encoding peptidyl-tRNA hydrolase ICT1, mitochondrial — MAAGRYIRWGVSRAGGWLLPPPARCPRRTLHKQVDGAEFQSIYSLEKLYPESKGADTAWRVPDDAKQANNDIPIDRMTISYCRSSGPGGQNVNKVNSKAEVRFHLATADWIAEPVRQKIAITHKNKINRAGELILSSECSRYQFRNLAACLQKIRDMITEASQTPKMPSKEDAVLRRIRIENANRERLRQKRINSAIKTSRRVDMD; from the exons ATGGCGGCCGGCAGGTACATTCGCTGGGGCGTGAGCCGAGCCGGAGGTTGGCTGCTCCCGCCGCCTGCGCGCTGTCCCCGCCGAACTCTGCACAAGCAGGTAGACGGCGCCGAGTTCCAGAGTATCTACAGCCTGGAGAAGCTATACCCCGAATCCAAGGGGGCGGACACCGCCTGGAGAGTCCCG GATGATGCAAAGCAAGCCAACAATGACATTCCTATAG ATCGCATGACGATATCTTATTGTCGGAGTAGTGGTCCTGGGGGACAGAATGTTAATAAAG TGAACTCCAAGGCTGAAGTCAGGTTCCATTTGGCAACCGCCGACTGGATTGCAGAACCCGTGCGGCAGAAGATTGCCATCACG CATAAAAATAAGATCAACAGGGCAGGAGAGTTGATACTCAGCTCTGAATGTAGCCGCTATCAGTTCCGGAATCTGGCCGCTTGCCTACAGAAAATTCGAGACATGATCACTGAGGCCAGCCAGACCCCCAAAATGCCATCCAAAGAAGATGCTGTGCTTCGGAGGATCAG aataGAAAATGCGAATCGGGAAAGGCTGAGACAAAAGAGAATAAATTCTGCCATCAAGACAAGCCGAAGGGTAGACATGGACTGA
- the CDR2L gene encoding cerebellar degeneration-related protein 2-like isoform X3, translating into MYTTNEEQVQEIEYLTKQLDTLRHVNDQHAKVYEQLDLTARDLELTNQKLVLESKAAQQKIYGLTETIERLQAQVEELQAQVERLRGLEQLRVRREKRERRRTIHTFPCLKELCTRPPCEDAFRLHSSSLELGPRPLEQENERLQTLVGALRSQVSQERQRKERAEREYTAVLQEYSELERRLGELEGCRLRVQELEAELLELQQMKQVKTYLLGREDHLAEALLEPLTHAPEADDPQPGSDGDLGAQDGISSPATSPGHTVRKSCSDTALNAIVAKDPASRHAGNLTLHANSVRKRGMSILREVDEQYHALLEKYEELLSKCRQHGAGVRHAGVQTSRPISRDSSWRDLRGVEEGSVEAKVGDKSLSQHVEAVDKRLEQSQPEYKALFKEIFSRIQKTKADINATKVKTHSSK; encoded by the exons ATGTACACCACCAATGAGGAGCAGGTGCAGGAAATTGAG TACCTGACCAAACAGCTGGACACACTGCGGCACGTGAACGACCAGCATGCCAAGGTGTACGAGCAGCTGGATCTGACGGCCCGCGACCTGGAGTTGACCAACCAGAAGCTGGTGCTGGAGAGTAAGGCTGCCCAGCAGAAGATCTATGG CCTAACAGAGACCATTGAGCGCCTGCAGGCCCAAGTGGAGGAGCTGCAGGCCCAGGTGGAGCGGCTGCGGGGCCTGGAGCAGCTGAGAGTACGCCGGGAGAAGCGGGAACGCAGGCGCACCATCCACACCTTCCCCTGCCTCAAGGAGCTGTGCACCAGACCCCC ATGTGAAGATGCCTTCCGCCTGCACAGTTCCTCGCTGGAGCTGGGCCCACGGCCCCTGGAGCAGGAGAACGAGCGGCTGCAGACCCTGGTGGGGGCGCTGCGCTCGCAGGTGAGCCAGGAGCGGCAGCGCAAGGAGCGTGCGGAGCGCGAGTACACAGCTGTGCTGCAGGAGTACTCGGAGCTGGAGCGGCGGCTGGGGGAGCTGGAGGGCTGCCGGCTGCGTGTGCAGGAGCTGGAGGCCGAGCTCCTGGAGCTGCAGCAGATGAAGCAGGTGAAGACCTACCTGCTGGGCCGGGAGGATCACCTGGCCGAGGCCCTACTCGAGCCGCTCACCCATGCCCCTGAGGCTGATGACCCCCAGCCAGGAAGCGATGGGGACTTGGGTGCCCAGGATGGCATCTCCTCGCCGGCCACTTCCCCAGGCCACACTGTGCGCAAGAGCTGCAGCGACACAGCACTCAATGCTATCGTGGCCAAAGACCCAGCCAGCCGGCACGCGGGCAACCTGACGCTGCATGCCAATAGTGTGCGCAAGCGGGGCATGTCCATCCTGCGGGAGGTGGACGAGCAGTACCACGCACTACTTGAGAAGTACGAGGAGCTGCTGAGCAAGTGCCGGCAGCATGGGGCTGGCGTGCGGCATGCCGGCGTGCAGACCTCAAGGCCCATCTCCCGGGACAGCTCCTGGCGGGACCTGCGGGGGGTTGAAGAAGGCTCAGTGGAGGCCAAGGTGGGGGACAAGAGCCTGAGCCAGCACGTAGAGGCCGTGGACAAGCGGCTGGAGCAGAGCCAGCCCGAGTACAAGGCACTTTTCAAGGAGATCTTCTCCAGGATCCAGAAGACCAAGGCCGACATCAACGCCACCAAAGTCAAGACGCACAGTAGCAAGTGA